The Urocitellus parryii isolate mUroPar1 chromosome 6, mUroPar1.hap1, whole genome shotgun sequence genome includes a window with the following:
- the Srsf5 gene encoding serine/arginine-rich splicing factor 5 isoform X1 — MSGCRVFIGRLNPAAREKDVERFFKGYGRIRDIDLKRGFGFVEFEDPRDADDAVYELDGKELCSERVTIEHARARSRGGRGRGRYSDRFSSRRPRNDRRNAPPVRTENRLIVENLSSRVSWQDLKDFMRQAGEVTFADAHRPKLNEGVVEFASYGDLKNAIEKLSGKEINGRKIKLIEGSKRHSRSRSRSRSRTRSSSRSRSRSRSRSRKSYSRSRSRSRSRSKSRSVSRSPVPEKSQKRGSSSRSKSPASVDRQRSRSRSRSRSVDSGN, encoded by the exons ATGAGTGGCTGTCGAGTGTTCATCGGGAGGCTAAACCCAGCGGCCAGGGAGAAAGATGTGGAAAGATTCTTCAAGGGTTATGGACGGAtcagagatattgatctgaaaagAGGTTTTGGTTTTGTG GAATTTGAGGATCCCAGGGATGCAGATGATGCTGTATATGAACTTGATGGGAAAGAACTTTGCAGTGAAAG ggttactattgaacATGCTAGGGCACGATCCCGAGGTGGAAGAGGTAGAGGACGCTACTCTGACCGTTTTAGTAGTCGCAGACCTCGAAATGATAGACG aaatgCTCCACCTGTAAGAACAGAAAATCGACTTATAGTTGAGAATTTATCCTCAAGAGTCAGCTGGCAG GATCTCAAAGATTTCATGAGACAAGCTGGGGAAGTAACCTTTGCGGATGCACATCGACCTAAATTAAATGAAGG gGTGGTTGAATTTGCCTCTTATGGTGATTTAAAGAATGCTATTGAAAAACTTTCTGGAAAGGaaataaatgggagaaaaatcaaattaattgaaGGCAGCAAAAGGCACAg TAGGTCAAGAAGCAGGTCTCGATCAAGGACCAGGAGTTCCTCTAGGTCACGGAGCCGATCTCGTTCCCGTAGTCGCAAGTCTTACAGCCGGTCAAGAAGCAGGAGCCGGAGCAGGAGCAAGTCCCGTTCAGTTAGTAGGTCTCCTGTGCCTGAGAAGAGCCAGAAACGTGGTTCTTCAAGTAGATCTAAGTCTCCAGCATCTGTGGATCGCCAGAGGTCCAGGTCCAGGTCCAGGTCCAGATCAGTTGACAGTGGCAATTAA
- the Srsf5 gene encoding serine/arginine-rich splicing factor 5 isoform X2 produces MSGCRVFIGRLNPAAREKDVERFFKGYGRIRDIDLKRGFGFVEFEDPRDADDAVYELDGKELCSERVTIEHARARSRGGRGRGRYSDRFSSRRPRNDRRNAPPVRTENRLIVENLSSRVSWQDLKDFMRQAGEVTFADAHRPKLNEGVVEFASYGDLKNAIEKLSGKEINGRKIKLIEGSKRHRSRSRSRSRTRSSSRSRSRSRSRSRKSYSRSRSRSRSRSKSRSVSRSPVPEKSQKRGSSSRSKSPASVDRQRSRSRSRSRSVDSGN; encoded by the exons ATGAGTGGCTGTCGAGTGTTCATCGGGAGGCTAAACCCAGCGGCCAGGGAGAAAGATGTGGAAAGATTCTTCAAGGGTTATGGACGGAtcagagatattgatctgaaaagAGGTTTTGGTTTTGTG GAATTTGAGGATCCCAGGGATGCAGATGATGCTGTATATGAACTTGATGGGAAAGAACTTTGCAGTGAAAG ggttactattgaacATGCTAGGGCACGATCCCGAGGTGGAAGAGGTAGAGGACGCTACTCTGACCGTTTTAGTAGTCGCAGACCTCGAAATGATAGACG aaatgCTCCACCTGTAAGAACAGAAAATCGACTTATAGTTGAGAATTTATCCTCAAGAGTCAGCTGGCAG GATCTCAAAGATTTCATGAGACAAGCTGGGGAAGTAACCTTTGCGGATGCACATCGACCTAAATTAAATGAAGG gGTGGTTGAATTTGCCTCTTATGGTGATTTAAAGAATGCTATTGAAAAACTTTCTGGAAAGGaaataaatgggagaaaaatcaaattaattgaaGGCAGCAAAAGGCACAg GTCAAGAAGCAGGTCTCGATCAAGGACCAGGAGTTCCTCTAGGTCACGGAGCCGATCTCGTTCCCGTAGTCGCAAGTCTTACAGCCGGTCAAGAAGCAGGAGCCGGAGCAGGAGCAAGTCCCGTTCAGTTAGTAGGTCTCCTGTGCCTGAGAAGAGCCAGAAACGTGGTTCTTCAAGTAGATCTAAGTCTCCAGCATCTGTGGATCGCCAGAGGTCCAGGTCCAGGTCCAGGTCCAGATCAGTTGACAGTGGCAATTAA